From one Gallionella capsiferriformans ES-2 genomic stretch:
- a CDS encoding prepilin-type N-terminal cleavage/methylation domain-containing protein, producing MSTYRKNHQSGFTLVELAIVLVIIGLLLGGVLKGQEMIENGKIKNLENDMQGVTAAYYAYRDRYNALPGDDLRAGTVGAVVGRWATGTSGNGNGTIGLASNWISCVAATADENCLFMQHLRLAGLLTGQLNNADPINAYGGAIRVTHNTAAGLTGLLVGPNLCFGNLPAKAAEAVDARFDDGNPDRGNVRASLGGNNVDPAGGAAPVSYVDPNTYTVCKLL from the coding sequence ATGTCGACATACCGCAAAAATCATCAATCCGGCTTTACGCTGGTTGAACTCGCCATCGTTCTGGTCATCATCGGCCTGCTGCTCGGTGGTGTGCTAAAGGGCCAGGAAATGATCGAAAACGGCAAGATCAAGAACCTGGAAAATGACATGCAGGGCGTGACCGCAGCCTACTATGCATACCGGGATCGCTACAATGCACTGCCGGGTGACGATCTCAGGGCAGGAACGGTAGGCGCGGTGGTAGGGCGCTGGGCCACTGGCACTTCCGGCAATGGCAATGGCACCATAGGTCTCGCTAGCAATTGGATAAGCTGCGTTGCTGCCACCGCAGATGAAAACTGCCTTTTCATGCAACACCTGCGTTTGGCTGGCCTACTCACAGGTCAACTTAACAATGCAGATCCAATCAATGCCTACGGCGGGGCAATTCGTGTCACCCACAATACCGCTGCTGGTCTTACCGGTTTGCTGGTCGGCCCAAACCTGTGTTTTGGCAACCTGCCCGCCAAGGCGGCGGAAGCGGTTGATGCTCGTTTCGACGATGGCAATCCTGACAGAGGCAATGTGCGCGCCTCACTCGGTGGCAACAACGTTGATCCTGCTGGTGGTGCTGCCCCAGTCAGTTACGTTGACCCGAACACTTACACCGTTTGCAAACTACTGTAA
- a CDS encoding L,D-transpeptidase family protein — translation MRLTTLLLCSLMASTAHAASDSRATEVKLAKSLIAIKNNRLDIAMNEVDSLLRVNPNYKLAQLVKGDLLMAKAGAITSMGGGAPRASGDKIQDLRDEARVRIQRTQAQPQTLHAPQYLWQLNAQQKFALVVDTSRSTLYVYENVKGEPRYVTDFYVTIGKLGTEKVSTGDQRTPLGVYFIQANLPKNQLADMYGSGAFPLSYPNEWDKRNNRTGSGIWLHGTSSDTYSRPPRASNGCVVLNNDDLNKLAPYLQVGITPVIITNKMAWSTTQDTTEKSALLHEIEQWRQDWASMNTSAYLKHYARNFNSDGVSYDAWAKQKQSVNNGKSWIKVNLGEVSLLTYPQQPGMVVVNFEQDYSSSNLSNRMKKRQYWIKQNNRWQIIYEGSA, via the coding sequence ATGCGCCTGACGACCCTCCTGTTATGCAGCCTGATGGCGAGCACTGCGCACGCGGCGAGTGACTCGCGCGCCACCGAAGTCAAACTCGCAAAAAGCTTAATCGCGATCAAGAATAACCGGCTCGACATCGCAATGAACGAGGTGGACAGCCTGCTGCGCGTCAATCCCAACTACAAACTGGCGCAACTGGTCAAAGGCGATTTGCTGATGGCAAAAGCGGGCGCGATCACCAGCATGGGTGGCGGCGCGCCCCGCGCTTCAGGCGATAAAATTCAGGATCTGCGCGACGAAGCCCGCGTACGCATCCAACGCACACAGGCGCAGCCACAAACGCTGCACGCCCCTCAGTACCTGTGGCAACTCAATGCGCAACAAAAATTCGCACTGGTGGTCGACACCAGCCGCTCGACACTGTATGTCTACGAAAACGTCAAAGGTGAGCCGCGTTATGTAACCGACTTTTACGTAACCATAGGCAAACTCGGCACTGAAAAAGTTTCTACGGGCGATCAGCGCACCCCGCTGGGGGTTTACTTTATTCAGGCTAATCTGCCGAAAAACCAGCTTGCCGACATGTACGGCAGCGGCGCCTTTCCGCTTAGCTACCCGAACGAATGGGATAAAAGAAATAACCGCACCGGCAGCGGCATCTGGCTGCACGGCACCTCCAGCGATACCTACAGCCGCCCGCCTCGCGCAAGCAACGGCTGCGTTGTGCTTAACAACGATGACCTGAACAAGCTCGCTCCCTATTTGCAGGTGGGCATCACCCCGGTCATCATCACTAACAAAATGGCCTGGAGCACGACTCAGGACACCACCGAAAAGTCCGCTCTGCTGCACGAAATCGAACAGTGGCGTCAGGACTGGGCTAGCATGAACACCAGCGCCTACCTGAAACACTATGCGCGAAATTTCAACAGTGACGGTGTCAGCTACGATGCGTGGGCAAAACAAAAACAATCCGTCAATAACGGAAAATCCTGGATCAAGGTCAATTTAGGCGAAGTGAGCCTGCTCACCTACCCGCAACAACCCGGCATGGTGGTGGTCAATTTCGAACAGGACTACAGCAGCAGCAATCTGTCGAACCGCATGAAAAAACGCCAGTACTGGATCAAACAAAACAATCGCTGGCAAATCATCTATGAAGGTTCTGCATGA
- a CDS encoding UDP-2,3-diacylglucosamine diphosphatase, giving the protein MRNKDRVKSGAVIFPQSSIQHPHSLLISDLHLSPDHTHSTAAFFHFIENEARHAEALYILGDLFEYWAGDDDLHDPFHQRVINALSSLNDTRIYLMHGNRDLLMGDTLAAACCATLLADPFLIDLYGTPTLLSHGDLLCTDDVEYQHFRTQVHSSEFQNAFLAKPLAARKAYIEALRLHSAAEKQIKSSAIMDVNDMAVTCLLREHGYPRLIHGHTHRPGRHLHPVDEHLCERLVLGDWDRCANALRCDEQGCRMLEFKSAGQTGAS; this is encoded by the coding sequence ATGAGGAATAAGGATCGAGTGAAAAGCGGCGCAGTGATTTTCCCCCAATCCTCAATCCAACATCCTCACTCCTTACTCATCTCCGACCTGCATTTAAGCCCCGACCATACCCACAGTACGGCAGCGTTTTTTCATTTCATTGAAAATGAAGCGAGGCATGCCGAGGCGCTCTATATCTTAGGCGACCTGTTCGAATACTGGGCAGGGGATGACGATCTACACGACCCGTTCCACCAACGCGTCATCAACGCCTTAAGCAGCCTGAACGATACGCGCATCTACCTGATGCACGGCAATCGTGACTTACTGATGGGCGACACACTGGCGGCGGCCTGTTGCGCCACCCTGCTCGCCGATCCGTTCCTGATCGATCTGTACGGAACCCCCACCCTGCTCAGCCATGGCGATCTGCTGTGTACGGACGATGTGGAATACCAGCATTTCAGGACTCAGGTTCACTCAAGCGAGTTTCAAAATGCGTTTCTGGCCAAGCCCCTCGCAGCACGCAAAGCCTATATCGAAGCGTTGCGCCTGCATAGTGCGGCTGAAAAACAAATAAAATCAAGCGCCATCATGGACGTGAACGATATGGCCGTGACCTGCCTGCTGCGCGAGCACGGCTATCCTCGCCTGATCCACGGCCACACCCACCGCCCCGGCCGGCACCTGCACCCTGTGGATGAACACCTTTGCGAGCGCCTCGTGCTGGGCGACTGGGATCGTTGCGCGAACGCACTGCGCTGCGATGAACAAGGCTGTCGGATGCTTGAATTTAAGTCCGCAGGTCAAACAGGCGCTTCATAG
- a CDS encoding transposase, whose amino-acid sequence MTRLPRLFLPDQPLHVIQRGNNRETIFMTNADHRFYLRCLKEASDEESIAIHAYALMRNHVHLLVTPETESSLPKTMQSIGRRYVQYFNHIYGRTGTLWEGRYKSTLIDSERYLLTCMRYIELNPVRAKIVEQLDDYPWSSYRANAHGMTDELITPHSLYISLGSTDKERQKAYRELFSAEISREDMDNIREATNKAWALGGSSFCAKVETLTERQAMPHPRGRKKSKAMNQIESDPNFYDPNFY is encoded by the coding sequence ATGACTCGCCTTCCTCGCCTGTTTCTACCAGATCAACCCCTGCATGTTATTCAGCGCGGTAATAACCGTGAGACGATCTTCATGACGAATGCTGATCATCGCTTTTACCTGCGCTGCCTGAAGGAGGCGAGCGATGAAGAGAGCATAGCTATTCACGCTTACGCGCTGATGCGCAATCATGTACATTTACTGGTGACACCTGAAACGGAATCAAGTCTGCCCAAGACGATGCAATCCATTGGTAGACGTTATGTGCAGTATTTCAATCATATTTACGGACGCACCGGCACACTATGGGAAGGCCGTTACAAAAGCACGCTGATTGACAGCGAGCGTTATCTGCTCACTTGCATGCGCTATATCGAACTCAATCCTGTTCGCGCAAAAATAGTCGAGCAGCTTGATGACTACCCATGGTCAAGCTACCGCGCCAATGCTCATGGTATGACGGATGAGTTGATCACGCCACACTCGTTATACATAAGCCTTGGAAGCACCGATAAGGAACGACAGAAAGCATACCGCGAACTATTCAGTGCAGAAATATCCAGAGAAGATATGGATAATATCCGGGAGGCAACGAATAAGGCTTGGGCTTTGGGAGGAAGCAGCTTCTGCGCTAAAGTGGAAACGCTGACAGAAAGGCAGGCAATGCCGCATCCACGCGGCAGGAAAAAATCGAAAGCAATGAACCAAATCGAGTCTGACCCTAATTTTTATGACCCTAATTTTTACTAA
- the cysS gene encoding cysteine--tRNA ligase, which yields MLKIYNTLARDKQEFVPIEPNVVRMYVCGMTVYDYCHLGHARVMVVFDMVYRWFKASGYDVTYVRNITDIDDKIIRRAAENNESIHSLTQRFIDAMHVDADALGVTRPDHEPRATQYVPEMLEMIAKLEANGLAYQAADGDVNYAVRKFEGYGKLSGKSLEDLRAGERVEVTDAKNDPLDFVLWKHARDDEAEEVKWDSKWGRGRPGWHIECSAMGSKLLGEHFDIHGGGADLQFPHHENEIAQSEGAHQCSYVNYWMHNGFVRVDNEKMSKSLGNFFTIREVLKQYDPEVVRFFILRAHYRSPLNYSDAHLDDAKKALDRLYTALKSGSASGVRAVDWTEAYAVRFKAAMDDDFNTAEAIAVLFDLANDVNRSQSEDAAAQLKALGAVLGLLERDPTEFLQGAGSDDAQIVGQIAARNAAKLAKNYAEADRIRKALLADGIVLEDSAAGTNWRRV from the coding sequence ATGTTAAAAATATACAACACCTTAGCCCGCGATAAGCAGGAATTTGTCCCCATCGAACCGAATGTGGTGCGCATGTATGTGTGCGGCATGACGGTGTACGACTATTGCCATCTGGGGCACGCCCGCGTGATGGTGGTGTTCGACATGGTGTATCGCTGGTTCAAGGCGTCCGGTTATGACGTGACCTATGTGCGCAATATTACCGACATCGATGACAAGATTATCCGCCGTGCAGCTGAAAATAATGAATCTATTCATTCGCTGACGCAACGCTTTATCGATGCGATGCACGTGGATGCCGATGCACTCGGGGTTACGCGTCCCGATCACGAGCCGCGTGCGACGCAATATGTGCCGGAAATGCTGGAAATGATCGCCAAGCTGGAAGCTAATGGCTTAGCCTATCAGGCGGCCGACGGCGATGTGAACTACGCGGTGCGTAAATTCGAGGGCTACGGAAAACTGTCCGGCAAGTCGCTGGAAGACTTGCGCGCCGGTGAGCGTGTCGAAGTGACCGATGCCAAGAATGATCCGCTCGACTTCGTGCTGTGGAAGCATGCAAGGGACGATGAGGCCGAGGAGGTCAAGTGGGATTCTAAATGGGGTCGCGGGCGTCCGGGCTGGCATATCGAATGTTCGGCGATGGGCTCGAAATTGCTGGGTGAACATTTCGACATCCACGGCGGCGGCGCGGATTTGCAGTTTCCGCACCACGAAAACGAAATTGCGCAGTCCGAAGGCGCGCACCAGTGCAGTTACGTCAACTACTGGATGCACAACGGCTTCGTGCGTGTGGACAACGAGAAGATGTCCAAGTCGCTGGGTAATTTTTTCACCATCCGCGAGGTGTTGAAGCAATACGATCCGGAAGTGGTGCGCTTCTTCATTCTGCGCGCGCATTACCGCAGTCCGCTCAATTATTCCGATGCCCATCTGGACGACGCTAAGAAGGCGCTGGATCGTCTGTACACGGCGCTCAAGTCGGGATCGGCGAGCGGCGTGCGGGCAGTGGATTGGACTGAAGCCTATGCCGTGCGCTTTAAGGCTGCGATGGACGACGATTTCAATACGGCCGAAGCGATCGCCGTTTTGTTCGATCTGGCCAATGACGTGAACCGCAGCCAGTCGGAAGATGCTGCCGCGCAACTCAAGGCGCTGGGTGCGGTGCTGGGTCTGCTCGAACGCGATCCGACCGAATTTCTGCAGGGTGCAGGTTCTGACGATGCGCAGATTGTCGGGCAAATCGCCGCGCGCAACGCCGCTAAACTTGCTAAGAACTACGCGGAGGCCGACCGGATCCGCAAGGCGTTATTGGCCGATGGTATTGTGCTGGAAGACAGTGCTGCCGGCACTAACTGGCGGCGGGTGTAG
- a CDS encoding sensor domain-containing diguanylate cyclase yields the protein MKLKTRIFILMSVIFAAFMVTIALYSSYLVTQLNERWGARVTEKQVLFDKHRTLQPLLREIGLARQLAAEPAMLEMALHEGSVKAQEAGIAVLEQYRMRFQDHSYFAAIIKSGHYYFNDDDAKQFGAQQLRYTLSRKNPDDAWFYATVESDREYQVNVDPDAHLGNVKVWINVAVKQGNRVVAVIGTGIDIGEFLKGTVDDTQVGIDNLFIDRDMAVQLHADQTLIDYASLTKAVDQRRKVDVLLRDPSDLARLRAVMHRLESAPDKIETLWVNYEGRKRLLGVAYLPAIGWFDLTLIDGGTLGLLEQFYFIPVFAVLFLLGLLATGIMLHRLVLKPLYKMGLSIEQIKAGNYDIDVPQTGTGEIAELSAEFRNMLDVVRNTKQDLENTVAHRTAQLSLELAERRRVEDDLRRSETKFRQLFELSPIGLAMVDYETGKFLEVNHSVLESIGYTKAELLALNCRDVTPVEYESQEREQIDSLNRTGYFGPTIREYMRKDGSRYPIEIRGFRLTDSDGKMCVWGIVEDITERTQFEAQIRQLAYYDTLTQLPNRRLLNDRMNQVIASSRRSGCHAALMFLDLDNFKPLNDTYGHAVGDLLLVEAASRLKNCVREMDTVARFGGDEFVVMLSELDRGQAGAAAEALNVAEKIRSVLSQSYSLTISREERVDTLVRHHCTVSIGVVLFVDHQGSQDEVLKWADAAMYQAKDGGRNQIRFYEAPV from the coding sequence ATGAAACTTAAAACCCGGATTTTTATTCTGATGAGCGTGATTTTCGCTGCCTTTATGGTAACGATTGCGCTGTATTCCAGTTATCTGGTGACTCAACTCAACGAGCGCTGGGGCGCTCGCGTGACCGAGAAGCAGGTCTTGTTCGACAAGCACCGTACCTTGCAACCGTTGTTGCGTGAAATTGGGCTGGCAAGGCAGTTAGCCGCCGAGCCCGCTATGCTTGAAATGGCGCTGCATGAGGGTAGTGTTAAGGCACAGGAGGCCGGAATTGCGGTGCTCGAACAGTACCGGATGAGGTTTCAGGACCACAGCTATTTCGCCGCGATTATCAAATCGGGACATTACTATTTTAATGATGATGATGCCAAGCAGTTTGGCGCGCAACAGTTGCGCTACACGTTGTCACGAAAAAATCCCGATGATGCATGGTTTTATGCGACGGTCGAAAGCGATCGTGAGTATCAGGTTAACGTTGATCCGGACGCTCATCTGGGTAACGTCAAAGTCTGGATCAATGTGGCGGTTAAGCAAGGTAACCGGGTCGTGGCAGTCATCGGCACGGGCATCGATATTGGCGAATTTTTAAAGGGTACGGTCGATGATACACAAGTGGGTATCGACAACCTGTTTATCGACCGGGATATGGCGGTTCAGTTACATGCGGACCAAACGCTGATTGACTATGCGAGTCTGACTAAAGCGGTCGATCAGCGCCGCAAGGTGGATGTACTGTTAAGAGATCCTTCTGATCTGGCGCGATTGCGTGCGGTGATGCATCGTCTGGAATCTGCACCCGATAAAATCGAAACGTTGTGGGTTAACTATGAAGGTAGGAAACGACTGCTGGGTGTGGCCTATCTGCCGGCCATCGGCTGGTTCGATTTGACTTTGATCGACGGCGGAACATTGGGCTTGTTGGAGCAGTTCTATTTTATTCCTGTCTTTGCCGTGTTATTCCTGCTGGGGTTGCTAGCCACTGGCATCATGCTGCATCGACTGGTATTGAAACCGCTATACAAAATGGGATTGTCCATTGAGCAGATCAAGGCCGGCAACTACGATATCGATGTGCCGCAGACCGGCACGGGTGAAATTGCCGAATTGTCTGCCGAATTTAGGAACATGCTCGACGTAGTCCGCAACACCAAGCAGGATCTGGAAAATACGGTTGCGCATCGTACCGCTCAGTTATCGCTTGAACTGGCCGAGCGCCGGCGCGTTGAAGACGATTTGCGTCGCTCGGAAACAAAGTTCCGTCAGCTTTTCGAGTTGTCGCCTATCGGTTTGGCGATGGTGGATTACGAGACCGGAAAATTTCTGGAGGTCAATCATTCAGTGTTGGAGTCGATAGGTTATACCAAGGCTGAGTTGCTCGCATTGAACTGTCGGGATGTGACGCCGGTAGAATACGAATCTCAGGAACGCGAACAGATAGACAGCTTAAACCGCACCGGATATTTCGGGCCGACCATCAGGGAATATATGCGCAAGGACGGCAGTCGCTATCCTATTGAAATCAGGGGGTTCAGACTAACAGACAGCGATGGGAAAATGTGTGTGTGGGGGATTGTCGAAGATATTACCGAACGCACCCAGTTCGAAGCGCAGATTCGTCAACTGGCCTACTACGATACCCTCACGCAGTTACCCAACCGTCGCTTGTTGAATGACCGGATGAATCAGGTGATCGCCTCTTCTCGCCGCAGTGGATGTCATGCGGCGCTGATGTTCCTCGATCTGGATAATTTTAAGCCGCTCAATGATACCTATGGTCATGCGGTGGGGGATCTGTTACTGGTCGAAGCTGCGAGCCGGCTGAAGAATTGCGTACGCGAGATGGATACGGTTGCACGGTTTGGCGGCGACGAGTTCGTGGTGATGTTAAGCGAGCTGGATAGGGGGCAGGCAGGTGCAGCCGCCGAGGCGTTGAATGTCGCGGAAAAAATTCGCTCTGTCCTGTCTCAATCCTATTCTCTGACGATAAGTCGCGAGGAGCGTGTCGACACGCTGGTCAGGCATCACTGTACCGTGAGTATCGGCGTGGTATTGTTCGTCGATCATCAAGGAAGTCAGGATGAGGTGCTGAAATGGGCGGATGCGGCGATGTATCAGGCTAAAGATGGCGGGCGTAACCAAATCCGCTTCTATGAAGCGCCTGTTTGA
- a CDS encoding nuclear transport factor 2 family protein gives MNILNRFPLSAALLTVMLSVSFALHADELQDANQLFKQGQQTPALNKVNNYLANKPRDAQGRFLKGLILTEQGKIADAIKIFTELTQDYPELPEPYNNLAVLYASQSQYDKAKSSLEMAIRTHPSYATAHENLGDIYAKMASQAYDRALQLDSGNTTTQTKLAMIKDLFSDKPRSKAMVLRNPASPMPGRPFVDATPTAKPVTALPVAAPVAKPAPAPTPAATPVTLAKVSGKTTAEAPVVSEKARAVQQAVESWADAWSDQNVKKYLAHYAPDFDTPDGESRKAWAETRKERITRPKHIEVKVTNIAVDFTDSTHATVKFRQNYRASNFKANGGKTMLMVKSGNNWLIQEERTR, from the coding sequence ATGAATATATTGAACCGTTTCCCTCTATCCGCCGCGCTGTTGACCGTCATGCTGAGTGTCAGTTTCGCCCTGCACGCAGATGAGCTACAGGATGCCAACCAGTTATTCAAACAAGGTCAGCAAACCCCGGCACTGAACAAAGTCAACAATTATCTGGCCAACAAACCGCGTGATGCTCAAGGCCGCTTCCTCAAGGGTCTGATACTGACCGAGCAAGGTAAGATTGCCGACGCGATCAAAATCTTCACAGAGCTGACGCAGGACTACCCTGAACTTCCTGAGCCGTACAACAATCTGGCCGTGCTGTATGCGAGCCAAAGCCAGTACGACAAAGCCAAGTCGTCGCTGGAAATGGCGATACGTACTCACCCGAGCTATGCGACCGCACATGAAAATCTAGGCGACATCTATGCCAAAATGGCAAGTCAGGCCTACGATCGCGCACTGCAACTCGATAGCGGCAACACCACAACCCAAACCAAGCTTGCGATGATTAAGGACTTGTTTTCGGACAAGCCTCGCAGCAAAGCGATGGTATTGCGCAATCCTGCCAGCCCGATGCCAGGCCGCCCCTTTGTGGATGCAACACCGACGGCCAAACCCGTTACAGCTTTACCCGTTGCAGCACCTGTCGCAAAGCCTGCCCCCGCACCGACGCCTGCCGCAACACCCGTAACACTGGCTAAGGTGTCAGGAAAAACGACCGCAGAAGCACCTGTCGTGTCAGAAAAGGCTCGCGCAGTTCAGCAAGCGGTCGAAAGCTGGGCCGATGCCTGGTCCGACCAGAACGTAAAAAAATATCTGGCGCACTATGCCCCTGACTTTGACACGCCGGATGGCGAAAGCCGTAAAGCCTGGGCCGAGACGCGCAAAGAGCGCATCACCCGCCCCAAACACATTGAGGTCAAAGTAACCAATATCGCGGTTGATTTCACCGACAGCACTCATGCGACCGTCAAATTTCGCCAGAACTATCGCGCCAGCAATTTCAAGGCAAACGGTGGAAAAACCATGCTGATGGTTAAATCGGGCAACAACTGGCTGATTCAGGAAGAGCGTACCCGCTGA
- a CDS encoding peptidylprolyl isomerase, with product MVKLHTNHGVITLQLDAEKAPATVQNFLDYVNAGFYENTIFHRVIASFMIQGGGFEPGLHQKKVNAPIKNEAANGLKNDKYTIAMARTGEPHSATAQFFINTGDDNSFLNYPGQDGWGYCVFGKVIEGMDVVDAIRKVKTGSKSGHQDVPKEDVIITKAEVVQ from the coding sequence ATGGTCAAGCTACATACAAATCACGGCGTTATCACTTTGCAACTGGATGCTGAAAAAGCACCAGCGACCGTCCAGAACTTTCTCGACTACGTTAATGCAGGCTTTTACGAAAACACCATTTTCCATCGCGTGATTGCAAGCTTTATGATACAGGGCGGCGGTTTCGAACCCGGCCTGCACCAGAAAAAGGTTAATGCACCGATCAAAAATGAGGCTGCCAACGGCCTGAAAAACGACAAGTACACCATCGCTATGGCACGCACGGGTGAACCGCACTCAGCTACTGCACAGTTCTTCATCAACACGGGCGACGACAACAGTTTCTTGAACTATCCGGGACAGGACGGCTGGGGCTATTGCGTATTCGGCAAAGTCATCGAAGGCATGGATGTCGTAGATGCGATCCGCAAAGTTAAAACTGGCAGCAAGAGCGGCCATCAGGATGTGCCTAAGGAAGATGTCATCATCACTAAAGCGGAAGTCGTACAATAA
- a CDS encoding DUF4870 family protein: MSDIVPGELQMKSLKSLTQAVYILYALSYFTGITAIIGIIINYVKIEDVSGTWLESHFRWQMRTFWFGLLWAVIGTATIVILAGFAILFANFCWIIYRIVKGWLNLNDNKPMTF, encoded by the coding sequence ATGAGCGATATCGTGCCGGGCGAACTTCAGATGAAATCACTGAAGAGCCTGACTCAGGCGGTGTACATACTGTATGCGCTGTCGTATTTCACGGGTATCACTGCCATTATCGGTATCATTATCAATTACGTAAAAATTGAGGATGTTTCCGGTACCTGGCTGGAGAGCCATTTTCGCTGGCAGATGCGCACATTCTGGTTCGGTCTGCTGTGGGCCGTGATCGGTACCGCAACGATTGTGATACTGGCGGGTTTTGCCATTCTGTTCGCCAATTTTTGCTGGATCATTTACCGCATTGTTAAAGGCTGGCTCAACCTCAATGACAATAAACCGATGACTTTTTGA
- a CDS encoding glutamine--tRNA ligase/YqeY domain fusion protein: MSSTPVAASNFIRTIIDGDLASGRHSSIVTRFPPEPNGYLHVGHAKSICLNFGLARDYQGKCNLRFDDTNPEKESEEYALSIQEDVRWLGFEWDGAVHWASDYFDDLYNFAVELINKGLAYVDDLTPEEMREYRGTLKEAGRNSPYRDRTVAENLTLFARMKAGEFADGEKVLRAKIDMASSNINMRDPAIYRIRRAHHIRTGDQWCIYPMYDYTHCISDALEGITHSICTLEFEDHRPLYDWVLDNLSIACHPRQYEFSRLELQYTITSKRKLLQLVTSKRVNGWDDPRMPTISGMRRRGYTPEGIREFAKRIGVSKSGNNVDMAVMEGAIREDLEAIAPRVVAVINPLKVTITNYEGALTREADFHPQHPEFGSRQVAFGPELVIEADDFAEVPPDGWKRLTLGGEIRLRHSYVMRCDEAIKDAAGNVIELRCSIDHATLGKNPEGRKVKGVIHFLSVAHALPAEIRLYDRLFTVAEPDADKDVDFFTYLNPESLTVVQGYVEAVVQDAAPETRYQFERLGYFCTDRRDHQPGGKLVFNRTVTLKDSWTKP; this comes from the coding sequence ATGAGCAGTACGCCTGTCGCAGCCTCCAATTTCATTCGCACCATTATCGACGGCGATCTAGCCTCAGGTCGTCACAGCAGCATCGTTACGCGTTTTCCGCCTGAGCCTAACGGCTATCTGCATGTTGGTCACGCCAAATCCATCTGTCTGAATTTCGGTCTCGCACGGGATTATCAGGGCAAGTGCAATCTGCGTTTCGATGATACCAATCCCGAGAAAGAGAGCGAAGAATACGCGCTGTCGATACAAGAAGACGTGCGCTGGCTAGGCTTTGAGTGGGATGGGGCGGTGCACTGGGCGTCGGACTATTTTGATGATCTGTATAACTTTGCCGTTGAGTTGATCAATAAGGGACTGGCCTATGTCGACGATTTGACCCCTGAAGAAATGCGCGAATATCGCGGCACGCTCAAAGAGGCCGGGCGCAATAGCCCGTATCGTGACCGCACGGTCGCTGAAAATTTGACCTTGTTTGCGCGGATGAAGGCAGGCGAATTTGCCGATGGCGAAAAAGTGCTGCGCGCCAAAATCGATATGGCGTCAAGCAACATCAATATGCGCGACCCTGCCATCTACCGTATCCGCCGCGCGCACCATATTCGCACCGGCGACCAATGGTGCATCTACCCGATGTACGATTACACGCACTGCATCTCCGACGCTTTGGAGGGCATCACGCATTCGATCTGCACGCTGGAATTCGAGGATCACAGACCGCTGTACGACTGGGTGCTGGATAACCTTTCGATTGCATGCCATCCGCGCCAGTACGAATTTTCACGTCTGGAATTGCAATACACGATCACCAGCAAGCGCAAGCTGTTGCAACTGGTGACCTCGAAGCGGGTGAACGGCTGGGATGATCCGCGCATGCCAACGATCAGCGGGATGCGCCGCCGTGGTTACACGCCTGAAGGAATTCGCGAATTTGCCAAACGCATCGGTGTATCGAAAAGTGGCAACAATGTCGATATGGCGGTGATGGAAGGTGCGATCCGCGAAGACCTGGAAGCGATTGCACCTCGGGTGGTGGCGGTGATCAATCCGCTCAAAGTGACCATCACCAATTATGAGGGGGCGTTAACGCGCGAGGCGGACTTTCATCCGCAGCATCCCGAATTTGGGAGTCGTCAGGTTGCCTTCGGCCCCGAACTTGTCATCGAAGCCGATGATTTTGCCGAGGTGCCGCCGGATGGCTGGAAACGTCTGACGCTGGGCGGCGAGATCCGTCTGCGCCACAGCTATGTGATGCGTTGCGATGAGGCGATCAAGGACGCGGCAGGAAATGTCATCGAACTGCGTTGCAGCATCGACCATGCGACGCTGGGCAAAAATCCTGAAGGGCGCAAGGTCAAAGGCGTGATCCATTTTCTGTCAGTTGCACACGCGTTGCCCGCCGAAATCCGTTTGTATGACCGTCTGTTTACCGTGGCAGAACCCGATGCGGACAAGGATGTGGATTTTTTCACCTATCTGAATCCCGAGTCATTGACCGTGGTGCAAGGCTATGTCGAGGCGGTCGTGCAGGATGCGGCACCCGAAACCCGCTATCAGTTCGAACGTCTGGGCTACTTCTGTACCGATCGACGGGACCATCAGCCGGGCGGCAAACTGGTGTTCAACCGCACGGTGACGCTGAAAGATTCCTGGACGAAACCATGA